A single genomic interval of Lathyrus oleraceus cultivar Zhongwan6 chromosome 7, CAAS_Psat_ZW6_1.0, whole genome shotgun sequence harbors:
- the LOC127103300 gene encoding uncharacterized protein LOC127103300: MSVYAKFMKEIINGKHKFKNDENVALYEECSAIIQHKLPPKLTDPGRFTIHCSIGSLKIGQTLCDLGMRINLVPLSMMKKLNYGEPKPTKMTLSLADRSDTYPYGVLDDILVRVYDLIFPADFVTLDISEDVETPLLLGRPLLAMGRTLIDVVREELILRFNEEHVVFNVFEAMKHTHEDLQCYQIDLIGELIDNLSKGEISSSPIENVLV, encoded by the coding sequence ATGTCTGtgtatgccaaattcatgaaagagATTATAAATGGTAAACACAAATTTaagaatgatgaaaatgttgctttaTATGAAGAATGCAGCGCAATCATCCAACACAAACTGCCACCCAAACTAACAGATCCAGGTAGATTTACTATTCATTGCTCTATAGGTTCATTAAAAATTGGCCAGACACTATGTGACTTAGGGATGAGAATCAACTTGGTTCCATTGTCCATGATGAAGAAATTAAATTATGGAGAGCCAAAACCTACAAAAATGACTTTGAGTCTGGCCGACAGATCAGACACATACCCATATGGAGTACTAGATGACATATTGGTAAGGGTTTATGATTtaatttttcctgcagattttgTCACATTGGATATTTCTGAAGATGTCGAAACACCATTATTGTTAGGTAGACCCTTACTTGCTATGGGAAGAACTTTGATTGATGTAGTAAGAGAAGAACTTATTCTCAGGTTTAATGAAGAGCATGTAGTCTTTAATGTGTTTGAAGCCATGAAACACACTCATGAAGATTTGCAATGTTACCAAATTGATTTAATTGGTGAATTGATAGACAATCTCTCGAAAGGAGAGATTTCTTCCTCTCCAATTGAGAATGTATTAGTATAA